One genomic segment of Roseovarius carneus includes these proteins:
- a CDS encoding DUF6915 family protein, protein MANPWHHALSSARRFGGVADDYLALHSWFDESKLITADFRHRALRHHAEGIFMAERFFGTTITVSTGRKVPVRLIGEQHVIEDLGFIPSFADWVRCIRPEPWMGRAQPLHRTVEPVPDVPVAIPIAAERRNDGKTAMERQDGSGDPDDTRQDRQCTAAE, encoded by the coding sequence ATGGCAAATCCCTGGCATCACGCCCTCTCCTCCGCACGGCGCTTTGGCGGCGTGGCGGACGACTATTTGGCCCTGCACAGCTGGTTCGACGAAAGCAAGCTCATCACAGCGGACTTTCGGCACCGGGCGCTTAGGCACCACGCTGAGGGCATCTTCATGGCCGAGCGCTTCTTTGGTACGACAATCACCGTCTCGACGGGTCGCAAGGTTCCGGTCCGCTTGATCGGCGAGCAGCATGTCATCGAGGATCTGGGTTTCATCCCGAGCTTCGCGGATTGGGTGCGCTGCATCCGCCCCGAACCGTGGATGGGCCGCGCGCAACCGCTCCACAGAACCGTCGAACCCGTTCCTGACGTGCCGGTGGCAATCCCCATCGCGGCCGAGCGTAGAAACGACGGCAAAACGGCCATGGAACGGCAAGATGGTTCGGGTGATCCTGACGACACGAGGCAGGACAGGCAGTGCACCGCTGCGGAATGA
- a CDS encoding ParB/RepB/Spo0J family partition protein produces the protein MTKQQKITLSASRDIPFNKLLLSQSNVRHIKAGVSIEELAEDIARRTLLASLTVRPVLDESGAETGMFEIPAGGRRYRALELLVKQKRLNCTAPVPCIIRTDGLAEEDSLAENIQRAPLHPLDQFRAFQAMREKGKSEEEIAAAFFVSASIVKQRLKLAAVAPSLLDAYAEEEMTLDQLMAFTVNPDHERQEQVWEALRRHYSKQPYEIRRMLTEGAVRASDRRAQYVGLDAYVDAGGAILRDLFQTDDGGWLQDAGLLDLMVTEKLREDAETIQAEGWHWVEVDTDFPYGHTYGMRRIPGESEPMNEEEAATYDALKAEFDQLEADHADADDLPEEVDARLGEIETAMETLQDRPVRFEEYELAIAGAFVSIDSSGRLRVERGYVRPEDEPALPSEDQPDADTADADVDDTDIDPDAGAPHDEEDEDDGIKPLSDRLVTELTAHRTLALRDALAGDTHIAFVAALHVLTLKLFYRYGLNSCIEIDPRSAAFSAQASGLADTASAQAIETRSENWAKHLPKAPEDLWDVLIDFDSDSRQALFAHCVSLTLNAVHEAYNRRPGALAHADILATALRLNMAAEGWTPTAEVYLSRVTKAQILEAVREAKGDDAADRIAGLKKPEMVTTAEELLEGSGWLPEPLRTQGQETSVIEAEATDAGEFAPDGNLDAANAPDAEDEAPIETVGTVAAE, from the coding sequence ATGACCAAGCAACAGAAAATCACCCTCAGCGCTTCGCGCGATATCCCCTTCAACAAGCTCCTGCTCAGCCAGTCCAACGTCCGGCACATCAAGGCGGGTGTGTCGATTGAGGAGCTGGCCGAGGATATCGCCCGGCGTACCCTTCTGGCGAGCCTGACGGTCCGGCCCGTGTTGGACGAGAGCGGTGCCGAGACCGGCATGTTCGAAATCCCCGCAGGCGGGCGCCGCTACCGGGCGCTGGAACTCCTCGTCAAGCAAAAGCGCCTCAATTGCACAGCCCCCGTGCCCTGTATCATCCGCACGGATGGTCTCGCCGAGGAAGACAGCCTGGCCGAAAACATCCAGCGCGCGCCGCTCCATCCGCTGGATCAGTTTCGCGCCTTTCAGGCGATGCGCGAGAAGGGCAAGAGCGAGGAAGAGATCGCGGCGGCCTTCTTCGTCTCCGCCAGCATCGTCAAACAGCGGCTCAAGCTCGCCGCCGTCGCTCCGTCCCTGCTCGATGCCTATGCGGAAGAGGAAATGACCCTCGACCAGCTCATGGCGTTTACAGTCAATCCCGATCACGAACGGCAGGAGCAGGTCTGGGAGGCGCTGCGGCGGCATTACTCCAAGCAGCCCTATGAAATCCGCCGCATGCTCACAGAAGGCGCGGTGCGCGCCTCCGACCGTCGCGCCCAATATGTCGGGCTGGACGCCTATGTGGACGCAGGTGGCGCGATCCTGCGCGACCTGTTCCAGACCGATGATGGTGGTTGGCTGCAGGATGCCGGACTCCTCGACCTGATGGTCACCGAGAAACTGCGTGAAGATGCCGAGACGATTCAGGCCGAAGGCTGGCACTGGGTCGAGGTGGATACCGACTTTCCCTATGGCCATACATACGGCATGCGGCGCATCCCAGGCGAATCCGAGCCGATGAATGAAGAGGAAGCGGCGACCTACGATGCGCTTAAGGCGGAGTTCGACCAGCTTGAGGCAGATCATGCCGATGCCGACGACTTGCCAGAGGAGGTCGATGCACGGCTGGGCGAGATCGAAACGGCGATGGAGACGTTGCAGGATCGTCCCGTCCGCTTCGAGGAGTACGAACTGGCAATCGCCGGGGCCTTCGTCAGTATCGACAGTTCGGGGCGGCTGCGCGTCGAACGCGGCTATGTGCGTCCGGAAGACGAACCTGCGTTGCCCTCTGAAGATCAACCAGACGCGGATACAGCCGATGCGGATGTCGATGACACCGACATTGATCCTGACGCCGGAGCACCACATGACGAGGAGGACGAAGACGACGGCATCAAACCGCTCTCTGACCGCCTCGTCACGGAACTGACGGCACATCGGACGCTGGCCCTGCGCGACGCACTTGCGGGCGATACACATATCGCCTTCGTCGCAGCCCTGCATGTGCTGACGCTCAAGCTGTTCTACCGCTATGGGCTGAACAGCTGCATCGAGATCGATCCCCGCAGCGCCGCCTTCTCGGCTCAGGCCTCCGGTCTGGCCGACACGGCGTCGGCCCAAGCCATCGAAACGCGGTCCGAGAACTGGGCCAAGCACCTGCCCAAGGCACCGGAAGACCTCTGGGACGTGCTGATCGACTTCGACAGCGACAGCCGTCAGGCCCTCTTCGCCCATTGCGTGTCGTTGACGCTCAACGCGGTGCATGAGGCCTATAACCGTCGTCCCGGCGCACTTGCCCATGCCGACATTCTGGCCACTGCGCTGAGGCTAAACATGGCCGCAGAGGGCTGGACACCGACGGCGGAGGTCTACCTGTCGCGCGTGACCAAGGCGCAGATTCTCGAAGCGGTGCGGGAGGCCAAAGGTGACGATGCCGCTGACCGGATCGCTGGGCTGAAGAAGCCCGAAATGGTCACGACTGCCGAAGAATTGCTCGAGGGCTCCGGTTGGTTGCCGGAACCGCTCCGCACGCAAGGGCAGGAAACTTCGGTCATCGAAGCCGAGGCAACCGACGCAGGCGAGTTTGCCCCAGACGGCAACCTGGACGCTGCGAATGCGCCCGACGCGGAAGATGAAGCACCGATCGAAACGGTTGGAACCGTCGCCGCCGAGTAG
- a CDS encoding DUF932 domain-containing protein — protein MNTQIIDAGRDASGGYKIDVSRGENVDRVSSEWFSRPDDERYLSLDDLFASVKTRAEQSRTRTVESAAIRVEAHRDDPEKLGLVLPGTDEPIAPTHWSFGQLSSIVGAPAAYLRQLPAPLAGINLQYGLTNHRAEQIKTMEFANGRTELRAVTGPDYGRIYDHELVSAVQRIAGNGTGDTRWKVPGVLDWSTGIYNPRVDVTKETTTLYASDRDVFLFLVDDLNPIEAGILPDGSPDLYFRGFYCWNSEVGAKTLGIASFYLRAVCQNRNLWGVEDFQEIKIRHSKYAASRFAHEAAPALKNFANSSPAPFIDGIRAAREKIVARNDEDRSDFLRKRGFSKAAATTIIDTVLTEEGRPPESVFDFVQGITAVARNKPQQDARLEMETRAKTLLESAA, from the coding sequence ATGAATACCCAAATTATCGATGCCGGGCGTGACGCCAGCGGCGGTTACAAGATTGATGTGTCACGCGGTGAAAACGTGGATCGCGTGTCATCGGAGTGGTTCTCGCGCCCCGATGATGAGCGATACCTGTCACTCGACGACCTCTTTGCGTCGGTGAAAACCCGCGCTGAGCAGAGCCGAACACGCACTGTGGAGAGTGCCGCGATCCGGGTCGAGGCGCATCGCGATGACCCCGAGAAACTGGGGCTGGTCCTACCCGGGACCGACGAGCCCATCGCGCCGACGCATTGGAGTTTTGGGCAGCTGTCCAGCATTGTCGGCGCGCCTGCCGCCTACTTGCGCCAGCTACCCGCACCGCTGGCAGGCATCAACCTGCAATACGGGCTGACCAACCACCGGGCAGAGCAGATCAAGACCATGGAGTTCGCGAACGGGCGCACGGAACTGCGTGCCGTCACCGGTCCGGACTATGGCCGCATCTACGACCACGAACTGGTCTCCGCCGTGCAGCGCATCGCGGGCAATGGCACCGGTGATACACGCTGGAAGGTGCCAGGCGTCCTCGACTGGTCGACCGGCATCTACAATCCGCGTGTGGACGTGACCAAGGAAACAACAACGCTCTATGCATCGGATCGTGATGTGTTCCTGTTCCTCGTCGATGACCTTAACCCAATCGAGGCGGGGATCCTGCCCGATGGTTCGCCCGACCTCTATTTCCGCGGCTTCTATTGCTGGAATTCAGAGGTCGGTGCCAAAACGCTGGGCATCGCCAGCTTCTACCTCCGTGCCGTCTGCCAGAACCGCAACCTCTGGGGCGTCGAGGATTTCCAGGAGATCAAGATCCGCCATTCGAAATATGCCGCGTCCCGCTTTGCACATGAGGCGGCCCCGGCCCTCAAGAATTTCGCCAACTCATCGCCCGCGCCCTTCATCGACGGCATCCGCGCCGCGCGGGAGAAGATCGTCGCGCGCAACGACGAGGACCGGTCGGACTTTCTGCGCAAGCGCGGGTTCTCCAAGGCTGCCGCGACCACTATCATCGACACCGTGCTGACCGAAGAAGGCCGCCCGCCCGAAAGCGTCTTCGATTTCGTACAGGGCATCACGGCGGTCGCGCGCAACAAACCCCAGCAAGACGCGCGGCTGGAGATGGAAACCCGCGCCAAGACACTTTTGGAAAGTGCCGCCTGA
- a CDS encoding DUF6878 family protein, with protein sequence MTEPNTTPAPSFDVAAWEVERRAHEEAQAAIRPANKTALFSVLSAASITSVDVTFDGYGDSGQLESIDAKADETDVPLPEATVSLSIIGWRDTDPTERTMSIRDAIEHFAYDCLAQTHGGWENNEGAYGTFVFDVADQSITLDYNQRFEDVESFEHAF encoded by the coding sequence ATGACAGAACCAAACACAACACCTGCCCCATCCTTCGACGTCGCCGCCTGGGAGGTCGAACGCCGCGCGCATGAAGAGGCCCAGGCAGCCATCAGACCGGCGAACAAGACCGCCCTCTTCAGCGTGCTGTCCGCCGCCAGCATCACCAGCGTTGATGTAACCTTCGACGGGTATGGCGACAGCGGGCAGCTCGAAAGCATCGATGCGAAAGCGGACGAGACGGACGTGCCTTTGCCAGAGGCAACCGTGTCCCTCAGCATCATTGGCTGGCGAGACACCGATCCGACGGAACGCACAATGTCCATCCGCGACGCCATTGAGCATTTCGCCTATGACTGCCTCGCCCAGACCCATGGCGGCTGGGAAAACAATGAGGGTGCATACGGCACCTTCGTATTCGACGTCGCGGACCAGTCGATCACACTCGACTACAACCAGCGATTCGAGGACGTCGAGTCTTTCGAACACGCGTTCTGA
- a CDS encoding DUF7146 domain-containing protein: MSGSIADLTEALASDAEAVCRHYLSNGHREGSYWMVGDARNTPGRSLFVRLKGPISGKGAIGKWTDAATGEHGDLLDIIRETCGFVDFADIAQEARRFLSLPLPERSGDTASRSDPAPTGSPKAARRLFAMSQGITGTLAEAYLRNRGLAALSKTASLRFHPRCYYRPDRHSETEAWPALIASVTDLDGTITGAHRTWLDPIGFSETNLGKAPIDTPRRAMGNLLGHAVRFGTARDVMAAGEGIETMLSLRMTLPNLPMAAALSAGHLAAIRFPPSLRRLYIARDNDPAGDGASARLMQRARDAGIEAITLSPQLGDFNDDLRLLGADALRDALRVQIAPEDVARFMDAAALNAHETAPG; this comes from the coding sequence ATGTCAGGGTCCATTGCCGATCTGACCGAAGCGCTCGCCAGCGATGCTGAAGCTGTTTGTCGGCACTACCTATCGAACGGGCATCGCGAAGGCAGCTACTGGATGGTTGGCGATGCCCGCAACACGCCCGGACGCTCCCTGTTCGTGCGCTTAAAAGGGCCAATTTCGGGGAAAGGTGCAATCGGAAAATGGACCGATGCGGCCACCGGAGAGCATGGCGATCTGCTCGACATAATTCGCGAGACCTGCGGTTTCGTCGATTTTGCCGATATAGCACAAGAGGCCCGGCGGTTTCTCAGCCTGCCGCTACCAGAGCGCTCAGGCGACACCGCCTCCCGATCTGACCCCGCACCGACCGGATCGCCAAAAGCAGCCAGACGGCTATTTGCCATGTCGCAAGGGATTACAGGGACGCTGGCCGAAGCCTATCTGCGCAATCGTGGGCTGGCGGCGTTGTCCAAAACAGCGAGCCTGCGATTTCATCCACGCTGCTACTACCGGCCAGATCGGCATTCGGAGACCGAAGCCTGGCCTGCCCTCATTGCGTCGGTCACCGATCTTGATGGGACGATCACCGGCGCGCATCGCACTTGGCTTGATCCGATCGGCTTTTCGGAAACGAACTTGGGCAAGGCCCCAATCGACACGCCCCGCCGTGCGATGGGCAACCTGCTTGGCCACGCTGTCCGTTTTGGCACCGCACGCGATGTAATGGCGGCAGGCGAAGGCATCGAGACCATGCTATCGCTGAGAATGACCCTGCCCAATCTACCTATGGCCGCAGCGCTGTCCGCAGGCCATCTTGCCGCCATCCGGTTCCCGCCATCCCTCAGACGCCTCTATATCGCCCGTGACAACGATCCAGCCGGTGACGGCGCATCGGCCCGTCTGATGCAACGTGCTAGGGATGCGGGCATCGAGGCGATCACCCTGTCGCCGCAACTGGGCGATTTCAACGATGATCTCCGCCTGCTTGGCGCTGATGCCCTCCGAGACGCGCTCCGAGTCCAGATCGCACCGGAAGACGTCGCCCGCTTCATGGATGCTGCAGCTTTGAACGCGCATGAGACCGCGCCCGGCTAG
- a CDS encoding DUF2493 domain-containing protein yields the protein MYADPHQSDAEPHHDASATHAICSDLELFGYRHSENDPDPRDVPEDRLIAGAVSDIFDALVATMADTSLDADLDEMLWSAVNMFHRATDRIERKLDDNEQAQKRRQREQDGSEVKSVQLEHLIATGQSLLDRRDCMEVFRDHAADHYLRLTGSPWSTRSGSRVNHRNLTAAMIDSRDFLAAKTRADTEVYLPAGTKIAFTGGLEFNDHRLIWDTLDKVHAKHTDMVLLHGGSPRGAELIAAKWAETRKVVQVAFKPDWTRHAKAAPFKRNDQILDVLPIGVIIFPGTGIQDNFADKARKLGIKACDFRKGCSA from the coding sequence ATGTATGCCGATCCCCACCAAAGCGATGCCGAGCCGCACCACGACGCGTCCGCCACCCACGCCATCTGCAGCGATCTGGAACTCTTTGGCTACCGCCATTCCGAAAACGACCCCGACCCCCGCGACGTACCCGAGGATCGCCTGATCGCAGGTGCCGTCAGCGACATCTTCGACGCCCTCGTCGCCACGATGGCCGACACCAGCCTCGATGCCGATCTCGACGAGATGCTCTGGTCGGCGGTCAACATGTTCCACCGCGCGACCGATCGGATCGAACGCAAACTGGACGACAACGAGCAGGCGCAAAAACGCCGCCAGCGCGAACAGGACGGATCCGAGGTCAAATCAGTTCAGCTCGAACATCTGATTGCAACCGGACAATCCCTGCTCGACCGACGTGATTGCATGGAGGTCTTCCGAGACCATGCCGCCGATCACTATCTGCGCTTGACGGGCTCGCCTTGGTCGACCCGCTCCGGGTCACGGGTCAATCACCGCAATCTCACTGCGGCCATGATCGACAGTCGGGACTTCCTTGCAGCGAAGACCCGCGCCGATACTGAAGTCTATCTGCCAGCGGGAACCAAAATTGCCTTCACCGGCGGCCTCGAGTTCAACGATCACCGATTGATCTGGGACACCCTCGACAAGGTTCACGCCAAGCACACCGACATGGTGCTGCTGCATGGCGGATCGCCGCGCGGTGCCGAACTGATCGCCGCCAAATGGGCCGAGACCCGCAAAGTTGTGCAAGTTGCCTTCAAACCCGACTGGACGCGCCACGCCAAAGCCGCCCCCTTCAAGCGCAACGATCAGATCCTCGACGTCCTGCCCATCGGCGTCATCATCTTCCCCGGCACCGGCATTCAGGACAATTTCGCAGATAAGGCCCGCAAGCTCGGCATCAAGGCCTGCGATTTCCGCAAAGGGTGCAGCGCGTGA